The genome window GGTTTAATATCTTTTCTTTGGTAATTTCTGCATGATCAGCACTGACTTTCCATTGTTTAAGTGCTGTTTTGCTATCAAATAAGTCTACAAACGGCTTTAAAAATTCCGTTCTCTCGGTTGATTCATAACGTTTTATTTCATCGGCTTGGGCGAAATATTGCGGATTTCCTTTTATATCATATACCGATGTACTCATTTTATTGCCGGTATAGTCAGGGTTTCCTTCTTTTTTAATTAATTGATCTAAGCCATCATTCTCTGGCTTCTGCTGGCTGAAATACCAACCGCTCAGAGCGACGACTATTATTAATAGAATGATATTTAGTCGAATATTCATAAATGTTTAAATAGAGTAAAAACAATTTCTGATCTTAACATAATTTTTAAATAGGATATAGCAACCGAAAGTGAGAAATCTCGTAAGAATGCGTAAACTTTTCTATAAAAAAGACCGCTTACTATTGTAGGTAAGCGGTCTTTTTTACTGGTTTTTTAGCAATATTAGCCGGTATTACGCATACCTGCGGCAATACCGGTAATCGTGATCATAAGAGCTTGTTCTAAAGCCGGATCTCTGATTTCTCCTTGGCTACGTAAACGTTGTAATAACTCGACTTGTAATAAGTTGAGTGGGTCGGTATAAACATTACGTAATGCAATTGATTCAGCAATCCAAGGTAAATCCGCCATTAATTGCCCATCGTGAGAAAGCGATAGCACAGTTTGAATGTCCGCCGCTAATTGCGTGCGAAGCTCTTTACCCAAGCGGTGTAATTCTTTTGCTACCAAACGTTGATCGTAATGTTCAGCAAGCCATAAATCTGCTTTTGAGAATACCATTTCCAGCATACCGATACGGGTAGAGAAGAATGGCCATTCTTTACACATTTCTTTAAGGGTGGCTTCATCGCCCTGTTCAATCATTTGACGAAGTGTCGCACCGGCACCGAGCCAAGCCGGTAACATCAGGCGGTTTTGCATCCAAGCGAAAATCCATGGAATTGCACGTAGACTCTCGACACCACCGTTTGGATTACGTTTTGCCGGACGAGAGCCAAGCGGTAATTTGCCTAATTCTTGCTCCGGTGTTGCACTACGGAAATACGGGACAAAATCCGGCTCGCCACGAACAACGCCGCGATAAATTCCACATGAAATATCAGCACCTTTATCCATAATATCTCGCCATGCTTGTTTTGGTTCCGGCGGCGGTAATAAGTTAGCCTCTAAAATTGCACTTGCATAGAGATTTAACGTTTCTACCGCAACGGCTGGTAAACCGAGTTTGAAACGAATCATTTCGCCCTGTTCGGTTACACGTAAACCGGATTTTAATGAGCGAGGCGGTTGAGATAATAATGCGGCATGTGCCGGTGCACCACCGCGACCAACCGTACCGCCACGACCATGGAATAAGACTAATTCGATATGATATTTTTCCGCTAAATTGACCAATGCTTCTTGTGAACGATATTGCGCCCAACTTGCGGCTAACATACCAGCATCTTTCGCTGAGTCTGAATAGCCGATCATCACCATTTGATAGTTATTGATCACGCCACGATACCAGCCGATATTAAATAAATCGGTCATTACTTTTTCACTATGATCCAAGTCGTCTAATGTTTCAAACAGCGGTGCAACTGGTACGGTATATTTACAGCCGGCTTCTTTCAATAATAAATGTACTGCTAGTACGTCAGAAGCCTCACGTGCCATAGAAATCACATAGGTGGAAATTGTTCCTTCAGGTTGTTGAGCAACCACTTTACAGGTATCTAAAATTTCTTGTGTTTCAGGGCTCGGTGTCCAGTTGGTCGGCACTAAAGGACGGCGAGAGCTTAATTCACGCACTAAGAAGGCTTGTTTGTCGTCTTCAGTCCATTGTGCATAATCGCCTAAACCGATATAGCGAGTAATTTCAGAAATCGCCATTTCGTGACGGGTACTTTCTTGGCGAATATCTAGACGAGATAAGCCTAAGCCAAAGCAACGAATACGGCGTAAGCAGTCTAACAAACCACCGTTTGCAATAATACGCATTCCACAAGCGTGTAATGACCGGTAGCAGTCATAAAGCGGTTCCCATAAGTCATTGTCACAAGTGATAATTTCGTTTGGATCAATCGTAGTTACTTTGCCTTCAATCAGTTCGCCAAAGTAAGTTTGTGTTTTCTGTAATTTTGCACGTAACCCTTTCACTACAACACGATACGGTTCGATATGATCACCATATTTTGCACGAAATTCAGGCGTACACTGTACAATGGAAAGTTCTTCAGCTAAATCACTGACATCATTTAGAAATAATTCTGCCGCTTTCCAACGGTTCATTCGTAAGACTTTTTGAGTAATTTCTGCGGTAACAAATGGGTTTCCGTCACGGTCACCCCCCATCCAAGAAGAGAAACGTACCGGAGCAAGCGCTACATCGTGTTGTACACCAAAATGCTTTTCCAGTTGGAAATTCAGTTCACGGCAAAAATCAGGTACGGCTTTCCATAAGCTGTTTTCAATAATTGCCATACCCCATTTAGCCTCATCAACCGGGGTTGGGCGAGCAAGACGAATCTCATTGGTATGCCAAGCAAGTGCAATCAATTGCATTAAACGGCGTTTAAGTTTGGTTTGTTCCGCATCGGTTAAATCATCGTGTTCTAATTGACCTAAACATTTATTGATTTCAACGTGTTTATGTACTAATGAACGGCGGGTAACTTCAGTCGGGTGTGCGGTTAATACTAGTTCAACCAATAATTTCTCAACGGTTTTAATGACGGTTTCAACCGGTGTATTTTGTGCTTTTAAACGAGCGAATAACGCATCTAACGAACGGTTGCCTAATGAGGCATCTTGATGGTGACGTGAGATAGTTTGATATTGTTCGGCAATATTGGTGAGGTTTAAGAATTGGCTAAAGGCACGTGCAACCGGCAATACATTTTCAGTTGAGATATTTGCCAATTTATCTAGTAATTGTTCACGTGCTTTTTCATTGCCGGCACGAGAATCTCTTGAAAGGACACGAATACTTTCGATGAGTTCTAAAATGTCATTCCCTTGGGCTTCACGGATGGTTTCACCTAAAAAATCACCAAGCATATGGATGTTGTTACGCATAGCGGAGTATGGCTGATTCATAATTTTTTCCTATATATAGCATAAATTTAATTAGGGGTAGATATACCTAAAAATAGTCAAAATAGCAATAAGGAATTAATTAATTTTGTGAAATAATGATAAAACGCAATAAATAATGGCATTTATTTTAAATAAAAAATAAAGCGGTTAATTTTTCTAAGTTTTTGCAAAAACAAAAGAAAATTTAACCGCTTACTACGATTTGTGTAAGTTTACCAACTTCCGCCTGCACCGCCACCGCCGGAAGAACCTCCACCAAAGCTGTCACCGCTACCTCGGCTTCCTCCTCCGAAACCTCCGCCAAATCCGCCGGAAGAACCGCTACCAAAGCCACCACCGAATCCACCGCTACGACGAGATGAATTGATGATAATTCTGCCTAATTGATCCGCGGCACTCGGGCTAATATATTGCGTATTTCTGCCCGGTCGGAAAATTAAGAAAATCACAATACCGGCAACAAGGAAGAACAGTAAACCATCAATTTGCTCTAAAGATTCTTCGCCTGCGTTTTCGCCATAACTATCATAAGCCGCATATTCGCCGTTAATTGCCGCCATAATCGCCGATAAACCACTAGCAATCCCTTCCGCATATAAGTTTTGTTTGAAGTACGGCGTAATGTTATGACGAATAATGGTTGAAGCAATCGCATCAGGCAATACACCTTCTAAGCCTCTGCCGGTTGCAATAAACAGTTTTCGATCGTTTTTGGCAATTAGTAATAATATACCGTTATTCTCATTATTTTTAGTGCGACCGATGCCCCATTTATTAAATAAGTTATGTGAATAACTTGCAACATCTTCGCCATTAGTTGACGGCACAATGACCACAATAATTTGCGAACTGGTTTTCGTACGGTTAGCAATTAATGCATCTTCTAAAGTTCGCCATTCTTGTTGGGTTAATGTTTTGGTGTAATCGGTCACATAATAAAATGGATTCGGCGCAGTAGGGTAGCTATCCACAGCAGAGGCTTTTAATGTGAAAAATGCCAACAGGATAAACCAAACCGGCTTAAAGAACGCTTTTATCATTTAATTACCACCTCATTTGACAATTCATTCATATCATTATCACGACGAGGGAAATAAGTAGCTAATTGCACTTCCACTTGTTTAATACCTTCGCAGATCGCTTGAGTGTAATTCGCTTGTTGGCATTGTTGTTTCATCGCATCATAGACCGATTGCCAAAAAACTTGACCGACTTTTTCATGAATAGCTTTATCGCCGACAATCGCTAAATTGTGCGGTTTGAACGAGAGGTAAATTAGTACGCCGTTACGCTCTGCCGTTTCTCGCATCTTTAATTCATCGAAAAGTTGATTGGCACGAGCCATTGCATCGGTTTTTCCTTTGACTTTACGCTCGATTACCACACGTAATTCGGCAGAAGTTTGTTGTTCTAAATGTGAAATTGCCTGTTCGATCCGCTGGGTATCGACAGGCAATTTATTCGAAAGAAAA of Actinobacillus arthritidis contains these proteins:
- the lptC gene encoding LPS export ABC transporter periplasmic protein LptC, with amino-acid sequence MNIRLNIILLIIVVALSGWYFSQQKPENDGLDQLIKKEGNPDYTGNKMSTSVYDIKGNPQYFAQADEIKRYESTERTEFLKPFVDLFDSKTALKQWKVSADHAEITKEKILNLTGNVKLQALESTSRLQKIETDKLSVDLNTQDVFTDSVVKSVGLGFTTSGTGLKGNLKQQVATITKDVKTYLEPTIIQQSNENKD
- the ppc gene encoding phosphoenolpyruvate carboxylase, with amino-acid sequence MNQPYSAMRNNIHMLGDFLGETIREAQGNDILELIESIRVLSRDSRAGNEKAREQLLDKLANISTENVLPVARAFSQFLNLTNIAEQYQTISRHHQDASLGNRSLDALFARLKAQNTPVETVIKTVEKLLVELVLTAHPTEVTRRSLVHKHVEINKCLGQLEHDDLTDAEQTKLKRRLMQLIALAWHTNEIRLARPTPVDEAKWGMAIIENSLWKAVPDFCRELNFQLEKHFGVQHDVALAPVRFSSWMGGDRDGNPFVTAEITQKVLRMNRWKAAELFLNDVSDLAEELSIVQCTPEFRAKYGDHIEPYRVVVKGLRAKLQKTQTYFGELIEGKVTTIDPNEIITCDNDLWEPLYDCYRSLHACGMRIIANGGLLDCLRRIRCFGLGLSRLDIRQESTRHEMAISEITRYIGLGDYAQWTEDDKQAFLVRELSSRRPLVPTNWTPSPETQEILDTCKVVAQQPEGTISTYVISMAREASDVLAVHLLLKEAGCKYTVPVAPLFETLDDLDHSEKVMTDLFNIGWYRGVINNYQMVMIGYSDSAKDAGMLAASWAQYRSQEALVNLAEKYHIELVLFHGRGGTVGRGGAPAHAALLSQPPRSLKSGLRVTEQGEMIRFKLGLPAVAVETLNLYASAILEANLLPPPEPKQAWRDIMDKGADISCGIYRGVVRGEPDFVPYFRSATPEQELGKLPLGSRPAKRNPNGGVESLRAIPWIFAWMQNRLMLPAWLGAGATLRQMIEQGDEATLKEMCKEWPFFSTRIGMLEMVFSKADLWLAEHYDQRLVAKELHRLGKELRTQLAADIQTVLSLSHDGQLMADLPWIAESIALRNVYTDPLNLLQVELLQRLRSQGEIRDPALEQALMITITGIAAGMRNTG
- a CDS encoding TPM domain-containing protein, which translates into the protein MIKAFFKPVWFILLAFFTLKASAVDSYPTAPNPFYYVTDYTKTLTQQEWRTLEDALIANRTKTSSQIIVVIVPSTNGEDVASYSHNLFNKWGIGRTKNNENNGILLLIAKNDRKLFIATGRGLEGVLPDAIASTIIRHNITPYFKQNLYAEGIASGLSAIMAAINGEYAAYDSYGENAGEESLEQIDGLLFFLVAGIVIFLIFRPGRNTQYISPSAADQLGRIIINSSRRSGGFGGGFGSGSSGGFGGGFGGGSRGSGDSFGGGSSGGGGAGGSW
- a CDS encoding TPM domain-containing protein, with translation MKLFSFLSNKLPVDTQRIEQAISHLEQQTSAELRVVIERKVKGKTDAMARANQLFDELKMRETAERNGVLIYLSFKPHNLAIVGDKAIHEKVGQVFWQSVYDAMKQQCQQANYTQAICEGIKQVEVQLATYFPRRDNDMNELSNEVVIK